The DNA window AATGCAGCCACGGGTTTTACAAAAGAGaagcaaaagataccagagggacagtcaaattcattgatcgaaaataaactgacaacgacatggctaaaaaataaaaagacaaacagacacataatattatacaagacacaacatagaaaacttaagactaagcaacacgaacgcAACCGAAAACacgggtgatctcaggtgctaaatgcattgatttaatatttttgtactatCATTCATAAGAACCCATAAAAGCTTTGAATATGACGTGTTGAGTATGTATCGGCACTCAGTATAAAtcgccttttcagaatctaaaggactattgtacgtacaccaaaatgaaactaacgttacgtcattggttgaatttgtattgtttagaacgttttaaaccaatcataaCCTTTTGatgtacgcttttgaaaatattacccagaatgcattagattctgaaacgccgaattaaactttcaaaaactcACTCTGTTTGACAAATATAATACTCCTTCCATTCGCAGTCTCCATCTGCCCATTTGCCTTTATGGGTCCAGTTATTTAGAACACAGTCCTCCCCACTATTGGCATTATTCGGGTCTCCTGGGATCCAGTTATTATATGATGTAATTCCTGTTTGGCTAGTTGTCCACAGAAAAGTACCCTCTTGTTCCAAATCACTGAGTCCGAGCCAGTACTTTCGTCCTTTAATGAAACACAATAACACAATTAATGGCAAGCGGAAAATTCGACGATTTAAGTGCCCAATGCAAATCTTTGTCCTTCTATGGATTTTAATCCTAACATGTATATGCTTAGTAACACAAATGCTTTCTCCATGAGTTAATAAGATAATTCACATGCATTTGAATGTTTAACGCATCAGATTCGATCGATTAGTGAGTACTATATTTATTTCAGTATAACAGTAAATAATTACAATTATCTTTAAAGAGTGATGATtcttataatacttcttttttaaattccttAAAATTCCTAAAGGAACCGTGCCAAATATATAAACAACGCCAGACAATGTCAATGAATCTAGTCAAAAAACTAGATAACCTGCTAACACGATGGCATATACAATAGTATATGTGCGGCCCACTGCTATTCAAAACAACTGTTTTTGTTATCTTGTAATAATTACATAAATTAGCCAAAACACTCCTTACCCGTTTTTAGAGTTTCTGAGATTAAATAATCATCAATAGGTTTATTTATTGGTTCTGCTAAATATCCTTCAAATGACCTGCATATTTCCTACAATATACAAAAGAATAAGGGATcacaataaaaatactttttagaaAGGCATATATGTGAGTTTATATTAGTTTTGATAACAATCATATTAGCTTCTAGTATGCCAGCAATCATATTAGATTTGATAACAATCATATTAGCTTCTAGTATGCCAgcaatcatatttgttttgataacaaGCATATTAGCTTCTAGTATGCCAGCAATCATATTAGCTTTGATAACAATCATATCAGCTTCTAGTATGCCAGCAATCATATAAGCTTTGCTAACAATCATATTAGCTTCTAGTATGCCAGCAATCATATTAGTTTTGATAACAATCATATTAGCTTCTAGTATGCCAGCAATCATATTAGCTTTGATAACAATCATATTAGCTTCTAGTATGCCAGTAATCATATTAGCTTTGATAACAATCATATTAGCTTTGATAACAATCATATTAGCTTTGATAACAATCATATTAGCTAAGATAACAACCATATTGGCTATGATAATAATTATTACATTACAAATACAAGTTTatggtttagctagctataaaaccagtttttctaattctatggaaatttatccctttccgaacccattgtataaaaaaatttaatcaacgtgtggttgctggtgatctcaaaagatcattggatgattttaagggtcatgaccttttcaGCTTAatggatgaatcaaaatataCTAACAGttattaatgaaattgacaacatcgtgcaatgtgaaaggcactctaaggggattttcggttaacaaaaaagaaaatgtaatttttaatcattaaagaaacagatttttacatagttactcgtggattatcggatttatccaatctcgatagtaaaattataaattttaaagtcctcgccgtgGCGGCTCATacttaaaaattgataatttaactatctcgattggataattccgataatccactggtatcaaggtaagaatctatatttaatcAACCATTCACTGCATAAGGAAATGCATGTACAAAGTCATgaatatatgacagttgttttctttCGTTTGatctttgattttgccatttgttaagTGCTGtccgttttgaatattccttagagttcagtatttttgttatttaatttttttacgtTGCAACTACTTGGTTTAAATTGAACCAATACTATTGCTGTTCTTATGCTTTCCATCCACGTTAACCCTTCTAATTAGTGTATCGGCACTGGTGTACATCCACGTTAACCCTTCTAACTAGTCTATCGGCACTGGTATACTTACAATGATGACTGTCCATCCACGTTAACCCTTTTAACTAGTGTATCGGCACTGGTATACTTACAATGATGACTTTCCATCCACGTTGACCCTTCTAATGAGTGTATCGGCACTGGTATATACTTACAATGATGACTTTCCATCCACGTTAACCCTTTTAACTAGTGTATCGGCACTGGTATACTTACAATGATGACTTTCCATCCACGTTAACCCTTTTAATTAGTGTATCGGCACTGGTATACTTCCACGTTAACCCTTCTAATTAGTGAATCGGCACTGGTATACTTACAATGATGACTTTCCATCCACGATAACCCTTCTAATTAGTGTATCGGTACTGGTATACTTCAACGTTAACCCTTCTAATTAGTGTATCGGCACTGGTATTCTTACAATGATGACTTTCCATCAACGTTAACCCTTCTAATTAGTGTATCGGCACTGGTATACTTACACGTTAACCCTTCTGATTAGTGTATCGGCACTGGCATACTTACAATGATAACTTTCCATCCACGTTAACCCTTCTAATTAGTGTATCGGCACTGGTATACTTACAATGATGACTTCCCATCCACGTTAACCCTTCTGATTAGTGTATCGGCACTGGTATACTTACAATGATAACTTTCCATCCACGTAAACCCTTCTAATTAGTGTATCGGCACTGGTATACTTACAATGATGACTTTCCATCCACGTTAACCCTTCTAATTAGTGTATCGGCACTGGTATACTTACAATGATGACTTTCTATCCACGTTAACCCTTCTAATTAGTGTATCGGCACTGGCATACTTACAATGATGACTTTCCATCCACGTTAACCCTTCTGATTAGTGTATCGGCACTGGTATACTTACAATGATAACTTTCCATCCACGTTAACCCTTCTAATTAGTGTATCGGCACTGGTATACTTACAATGATGACTTTCCATCCACGATAACCCTTCTAATTAGTGTATCGGCACTGGTATACTTCCACGTTAACCCTTCTAATTAGTGTATCGGCACTGGTATACTTACAATGATGACTTTCCATCCACGTTAACCCTTCTAATTAGTGTATCGGCACTGGTATACTTCCACGTTAACCCTTCTGATTAGTGTATCGGCACTGGCATACTTACAATGATAACTTTCCATCCACGTTAACCCTTCTAATTAGTGTTTCGGCACTGGTATACTTACATTGATGACTTTCCATCCACGTTAACCCTTCTGATTAGTGTATCGGCACTGGTATACTTACAATGATAACTTTCCATCCACGTAAACCCTTCTAATTAGTGTATCGGCACTGGTATACTTACAATGATGACTTTCCATCCACGTTAACCCTTCTACTTAGTGTATCGGCACTGGTATACTTACAATGATGACTTTCTATCCACGTTAACCCTTCTAATTAGTGTATCGGCTCTGGCATACTTACAATGATGACTTTCTATCCACGTTAACCCTTCTAATTAGTGTATCGGCGCTGGTATACTTACAATgatgaatttccatccacgttAACCCTTCTAATTAGTGTATCGGCGCTGGTATACTTACAATGATGACTTTCCATCCACGTTGACCCTTCTAATTAGTGTATCGGCGCTGGTATACTTACAATGATAACTTTCCATCCACGTTAACCCTTCTAATTAGTGTATCGGCACTGGTATACTTACAATGATGAGTTTCCATCCACGTTAACCCTTCTAATTAGTGTATCGGCACTGGTATACTTacaatgataatttttcatccACGCTAACCGTTCTAATTAGTGTATCGGCGCTGGTATACTTACAATGATAACTTTCCATCCACGTTAACCCTTCTAATTAGTGTATCGGCACTGGTATACTTACAATGATGAGTTTCCATCCACGTTAACCCTTCTAATTAGTGTATCGGCACTGGTATACTTACAATGATAATTTTTCAGCCACGCTAACCCTTCTAATTAGTGTATCGGCGCTGGTATACTTACAATGATGACTTTCCATCCACGTTAACCCTTCTAATTAGTGTATCAGCGCTGGTATACTTACAATGATAATTTTCCATCCACGTTAACCCTTCTAATTAGTGTATCGGCACTGGTATGCTTACAATGATGACTTTACATCCATGTCAACCCTTCTAATTAGTGTATCGGCACTGGTATACATCCACGTTAACCCTTCTAATTAGTGTATCGGCACTGGTataccccgccacattatttatgtatgtgcctgtcccaagtcaggagcctgtaaatttagtggttgtcgtttgtttatgtgttacatatttgtattacgttaatttttttacataaatgaggccgatagttttctcgtttgaattgttttacattgtcttatcggggcattttatagctgactatgcgttatgggctttgctcattgttgaaggccgtacggtgacctatagttgttaatgtctgtgtcattttagtcatttgtgaatagttgtctcattgacaataataccacatcttcttttttctattacAATGATGACTTTCTATTACAATGATGACTTTCTATTACAATGATGACTTTCTATTACAATGATGACTTTCTATTACAATGATgactttctattacaaagatGACTTTCTATTACAATGATGACTTTCTATTACAATGATgactttctattacaaagatGACTTTCTATTACAATGATGACTTTCTATTACAATGATGACTTTCGAATACAATGATGACTTTCTATTACAATGATGACTTTCTATTACAATGATGACTTTCTATTACAATGATgactttctattacaaagatGACTTTCTATTACAATGATgactttctattacaaagatgactttctattacaaagatGACTTTCTATTACAATGATgactttctattacaaagatGACTTTCTATTACAATGATGACTTTCTATTACAATGATGACTTTCGAATACAATAATTGGTCGTAGAATCAAAACTACGGTTGAAGTCAAAGATGATCATAAACGATTTTGGCCacatcagtggcggatccagagggggggttccgggggtgcgcaccccccctttatttttgccgatcaatgcatttgtatcgggacatatgttttgcaccccccccccccccgct is part of the Mytilus trossulus isolate FHL-02 chromosome 13, PNRI_Mtr1.1.1.hap1, whole genome shotgun sequence genome and encodes:
- the LOC134695186 gene encoding perlucin-like yields the protein MASFVLKSLFISICVSVITCCAPGWKKTSSLSGWCFLFSHNQVTWAEAEEICRSFEGYLAEPINKPIDDYLISETLKTGRKYWLGLSDLEQEGTFLWTTSQTGITSYNNWIPGDPNNANSGEDCVLNNWTHKGKWADGDCEWKEYYICQTEDIDGGIVG